In one Candidatus Nomurabacteria bacterium genomic region, the following are encoded:
- a CDS encoding peptidoglycan bridge formation glycyltransferase FemA/FemB family protein has protein sequence MISLKVCENREEWDEFVLENDGHPLQLWGWGETKAAHGWKVERLFAYDMDEHIVGAAQVLRRRLPWPFNSVAYIPRGPVVSGSGVGDVLGALTNHARSQYGAVVLTIEPDWSELPALLKGWRKSSNTILIPQTLILDLSMSEDELLAPMNKKTRQYIRKSGGEEGVELRQVKDREELEKCMQIYRLTAERAGFALHDDQYYYDVFENLGDASPVFAAYRNGWPIAFLWLAISAHTAFELYGGMNDDGQELRANYALKWHAICKMKEWGVERYDMNGLVSDGVSNFKRGFADHEDTLVGTYDKPLSPLYVMWNTLLPYGKKVVRALKR, from the coding sequence ATGATTTCTTTGAAAGTGTGTGAAAACAGAGAAGAGTGGGATGAATTCGTATTAGAAAATGACGGTCATCCACTGCAGCTCTGGGGTTGGGGAGAAACAAAGGCTGCGCATGGCTGGAAAGTTGAGCGATTGTTTGCCTATGATATGGACGAACATATTGTAGGGGCGGCGCAAGTATTACGAAGGAGACTTCCTTGGCCATTTAACTCTGTTGCCTACATACCCAGGGGCCCTGTTGTCTCTGGTAGTGGAGTAGGGGATGTACTAGGGGCACTTACAAATCACGCCCGTTCTCAATACGGGGCAGTGGTGCTGACGATTGAACCGGATTGGTCTGAACTTCCCGCATTATTAAAAGGGTGGCGTAAAAGTAGCAACACGATATTGATACCACAAACATTAATTCTTGACCTCAGTATGTCCGAGGACGAATTGTTGGCTCCGATGAATAAAAAAACACGACAATATATTCGTAAGTCGGGTGGCGAGGAAGGTGTTGAGTTACGCCAAGTTAAAGATAGAGAAGAGCTTGAAAAGTGTATGCAGATTTACCGACTGACAGCTGAGCGTGCGGGTTTTGCGCTTCATGACGACCAATATTATTACGATGTATTTGAAAATCTTGGTGACGCTTCGCCGGTGTTTGCGGCATATCGGAACGGATGGCCTATCGCATTTTTGTGGCTTGCTATCAGTGCTCATACGGCCTTTGAACTTTATGGCGGCATGAATGACGATGGTCAGGAATTACGCGCTAACTATGCACTCAAGTGGCATGCGATATGCAAGATGAAAGAGTGGGGTGTGGAGCGTTATGACATGAACGGATTAGTTAGTGACGGGGTGAGCAATTTCAAACGTGGCTTTGCAGATCACGAGGATACGCTCGTAGGGACATATGATAAGCCGCTCTCACCTCTGTATGTAATGTGGAACACACTATTACCTTATGGTAAAAAAGTAGTCCGTGCGCTAAAGCGATAA